Proteins co-encoded in one Halorussus sp. MSC15.2 genomic window:
- a CDS encoding SDR family oxidoreductase, whose protein sequence is MDLGLDGNSALVTASSSGLGRASAKALAAEGANVAICARGEEQLEDAKEEIDAAGDGDVVAVQTDITDPDEIEALVDATVSEFGGLDHVVTSAGGPPSGPFLDTTERDWYEAYDLLVMSAVWLTKAAHPHLAESDAGTIVNVTSTSVREAIDGLVLSNAVRRGVIGLMKTQAREFAPDIRVNAVLPGAHETPRIQELVEAAVERGEYDTYDEGLAAWADDIPLDRVGDPRELGDTVVFLSSERASFVNGAAVPVDGGRLRS, encoded by the coding sequence ATGGACCTCGGATTAGACGGTAACTCGGCACTGGTAACGGCGAGTTCGAGCGGTCTCGGTCGGGCCTCCGCGAAGGCGCTCGCGGCCGAAGGCGCGAACGTCGCCATCTGCGCCCGCGGCGAGGAGCAGTTGGAGGACGCCAAGGAGGAAATCGACGCCGCGGGCGACGGCGACGTGGTGGCGGTCCAGACCGACATCACCGACCCCGACGAAATCGAGGCACTGGTCGATGCCACCGTCTCCGAGTTCGGCGGTCTGGACCACGTCGTCACCTCGGCGGGCGGCCCGCCCAGCGGGCCGTTCCTCGACACGACCGAGCGCGACTGGTACGAGGCCTACGACCTGCTGGTGATGAGCGCGGTCTGGTTGACCAAGGCCGCCCACCCGCACCTCGCCGAGAGCGACGCTGGGACTATCGTCAACGTCACCTCGACCAGCGTCCGGGAGGCCATCGACGGACTGGTCCTCTCGAACGCGGTCCGGCGCGGCGTCATCGGGCTGATGAAGACGCAGGCCCGCGAGTTCGCACCCGACATTCGGGTCAACGCGGTCCTCCCCGGCGCGCACGAGACGCCCCGGATTCAGGAACTCGTCGAGGCCGCGGTCGAACGCGGCGAGTACGACACCTACGACGAGGGACTGGCCGCGTGGGCCGACGACATCCCGCTCGACCGCGTGGGCGACCCGCGCGAACTCGGCGATACCGTGGTCTTCCTCTCCAGCGAACGCGCGAGTTTCGTCAACGGCGCGGCCGTCCCCG
- a CDS encoding PKD domain-containing protein translates to MPFEAGPGTYELRGRAVDLAGRKSNWDSTVFTVNDTTDNFSSFPDGNGTGIDRTNVTEDGISTGPGNITLNSSGGTQTGSGIDGWQKVNATVGGIDGDTVVTIWADTRNFPRVKIASINLTADENVTLSALVPPRLWANTEIIVEFHGNGTAHLRHINLTRATPMFVNATPSTPTVGQSVTFDASTVEGYRDHIKRVEWDLDDDGVYETTGWNATRSFSTNGTKTVRMRGTNDHNETVVVRKVVEVNAPPSVTVNGTDSTRTYETATVEVVHASDPDGTVVSYDWDVDDDGTFEQSGRTIHPTFSDDGPHDVTVRVTDDANGTATATHTVNVTNRGPTPVIDQSVVAVNRSVTLSATDAFDVDGNVVTHEWDLDTDGDYEATGESISTEFNQTGTANVTLRVTDDDGVTNTTTQSVVVTYPPSVQIRDPGNVTEDVEHTFEANATDPDGNVTSYEWKLGDLTTALDATVNHTYESAGRYDVSVTVEGEQGLTATDSVTVTVNSPPAAYLIANRTVLNTSEAVKLDGSSSSDPNDGDSLTYDWTFGDGATAMDSNSSVVHRYDTAGEYPVELRVTDRFGESDTATGTITVDDAPTASANVTPTEPNPDETVQFDASASSDPNTNDSLTYQWEFGDGTTATGADVTHTYGSGGNYSVTLTVTDSYGKSDTESWSLAVNHAPVADAAASATTVNVSETVTFDASNSSDPDGDSLTYEWDFDGDGTIDATGATVNHVYSDSGTYEATVRVTDANGAVATDTVGITVRKQEVVTDGLVSHWKLDETSGSTAYDAVGPHDGTVRNNPTLGVAGVEKSAYEFHSGSDKVTTNFDSVSGSENRAISLWVKTSYSNDRQLMVSQGKNNPSDGDAFNLRINTNGNTRFAVNGGNRVWNTNLNDGRWHHVVIVLNGNTLRDTTLYVDGNVASVTNGWSQSTNLNTATDKGFYIGTHVNHEDRDFVGSIDEVRYYDRALNQTEVNEIHDDEK, encoded by the coding sequence TTGCCCTTCGAGGCAGGTCCCGGTACCTACGAACTCCGCGGACGTGCCGTCGACCTCGCTGGGCGGAAGAGTAACTGGGATTCGACCGTCTTTACGGTCAACGATACGACGGACAACTTCAGCTCGTTCCCCGACGGAAACGGAACGGGAATCGACCGGACGAACGTCACCGAGGACGGTATCAGCACTGGCCCGGGGAACATCACGCTCAACTCCAGTGGTGGGACGCAAACAGGCAGCGGGATTGACGGCTGGCAAAAGGTCAACGCCACCGTCGGTGGTATCGACGGCGATACCGTGGTGACAATCTGGGCAGATACGCGGAACTTCCCCCGAGTCAAGATTGCGTCTATCAACCTGACTGCCGACGAGAACGTCACACTCAGTGCGCTCGTCCCGCCGAGGCTTTGGGCTAACACCGAGATTATCGTCGAATTCCACGGTAACGGAACGGCCCATCTCAGGCACATCAACCTCACGCGGGCGACGCCGATGTTCGTCAACGCGACGCCGTCGACCCCGACCGTCGGTCAGAGCGTTACGTTCGACGCCTCCACCGTCGAAGGCTATCGCGACCACATCAAGCGAGTCGAGTGGGACCTCGACGACGACGGTGTCTACGAGACGACGGGTTGGAACGCTACTCGGTCGTTCTCGACGAACGGAACGAAGACGGTCCGGATGCGCGGTACTAACGACCACAACGAGACCGTCGTCGTTCGGAAAGTCGTCGAAGTGAACGCTCCGCCGAGTGTCACCGTGAATGGCACCGATAGCACCCGGACGTACGAGACCGCGACTGTCGAAGTTGTCCACGCGAGCGACCCCGACGGAACGGTCGTCAGTTACGACTGGGACGTAGACGACGATGGGACATTCGAGCAGTCCGGTCGTACGATTCACCCGACCTTCAGCGACGACGGACCGCACGACGTCACGGTACGCGTGACCGACGACGCCAACGGGACGGCGACCGCTACCCACACCGTCAACGTCACGAACCGCGGACCGACACCGGTTATCGACCAGTCCGTAGTCGCTGTCAATCGGTCGGTGACGCTGAGTGCGACCGACGCCTTCGACGTCGACGGTAACGTCGTCACTCACGAGTGGGACCTCGATACTGATGGCGACTACGAAGCGACTGGCGAGTCCATCTCGACCGAGTTCAACCAGACCGGCACGGCGAACGTCACGCTTCGGGTCACTGATGACGACGGTGTGACAAACACGACCACTCAGTCCGTCGTCGTCACGTATCCGCCATCGGTTCAGATACGCGACCCCGGTAACGTTACAGAGGACGTCGAACACACGTTCGAGGCGAACGCCACCGACCCCGACGGTAACGTTACGTCCTACGAGTGGAAGCTCGGCGACCTGACAACCGCGCTCGACGCAACGGTCAACCATACCTACGAGTCCGCCGGAAGGTACGACGTTTCGGTCACGGTCGAGGGTGAGCAGGGACTGACCGCCACCGACTCGGTGACGGTCACGGTGAACAGTCCGCCTGCGGCCTATCTGATAGCCAACCGGACCGTGCTGAACACCTCGGAGGCAGTCAAACTCGACGGTAGTAGTTCGTCGGACCCCAACGACGGCGACTCGCTAACGTACGATTGGACGTTCGGTGACGGCGCGACTGCGATGGACTCGAACAGTTCGGTGGTCCATCGGTACGACACGGCTGGTGAGTATCCGGTCGAACTCCGAGTTACTGACAGGTTCGGCGAATCCGACACGGCGACCGGTACCATCACCGTGGACGACGCGCCGACTGCGTCGGCCAACGTCACTCCGACCGAACCCAATCCCGACGAGACCGTCCAGTTCGATGCATCAGCTTCGAGCGACCCGAACACTAACGATTCGCTGACTTACCAGTGGGAGTTCGGCGACGGAACGACCGCGACCGGGGCCGACGTCACTCACACCTACGGGTCCGGCGGGAACTACTCGGTGACGCTCACCGTCACCGACAGCTACGGGAAGTCTGACACCGAAAGCTGGAGTCTCGCGGTGAACCACGCGCCGGTGGCCGACGCGGCGGCGTCGGCGACGACGGTGAACGTGAGCGAGACGGTGACGTTCGACGCGTCGAACTCCTCGGACCCCGACGGAGACTCGCTGACCTACGAGTGGGACTTCGACGGTGACGGGACGATAGACGCGACTGGTGCGACGGTAAATCACGTGTATTCGGACAGTGGGACGTACGAGGCAACTGTTCGCGTCACGGACGCAAACGGTGCAGTTGCTACTGATACTGTGGGAATTACTGTAAGAAAACAGGAAGTGGTGACTGATGGACTTGTCAGCCACTGGAAGCTCGACGAAACAAGCGGTTCGACTGCATACGACGCAGTTGGCCCGCACGACGGAACTGTCCGTAATAACCCAACGCTCGGCGTCGCCGGTGTCGAAAAAAGCGCTTACGAGTTCCATAGTGGTAGCGATAAAGTGACGACCAACTTCGACAGTGTGTCCGGAAGTGAAAATCGCGCTATCTCCCTCTGGGTCAAGACCTCGTATTCGAACGATAGACAACTCATGGTGTCACAGGGCAAAAATAACCCGTCTGACGGAGACGCGTTCAACCTCCGTATCAACACGAACGGCAATACTCGTTTCGCAGTGAACGGTGGTAACCGCGTTTGGAACACAAACCTCAACGACGGGAGGTGGCACCACGTCGTAATTGTACTAAACGGAAATACACTTCGCGACACTACACTCTACGTCGACGGTAACGTTGCCAGTGTAACTAACGGTTGGTCGCAGTCTACAAACCTCAATACGGCGACGGACAAAGGGTTCTACATCGGGACCCATGTCAATCACGAGGACCGCGACTTCGTCGGCAGCATCGACGAAGTCCGATATTACGACCGAGCGCTCAACCAGACCGAAGTCAACGAGATTCACGACGACGAGAAGTAG
- a CDS encoding TRAM domain-containing protein yields the protein MPDCPLAEECPSFQERIAGMGCQHYGDRGGAEWCQHYSQPISELKTAPVQPGEEVVVDVEDIHESGAGVGRTDDGFIVMVDGVLPDARAKVKITNVHGNHAQGEELERLPMGDEDGTTDADAESVEETDETDESDADDGDADDADDGPSRPQLGSRDNFWGS from the coding sequence ATGCCGGACTGTCCACTCGCCGAAGAGTGCCCGAGTTTTCAGGAACGCATCGCAGGAATGGGTTGCCAACACTACGGCGACCGCGGCGGGGCCGAGTGGTGTCAGCACTACAGCCAGCCGATTTCCGAACTCAAGACCGCGCCAGTCCAACCCGGCGAGGAGGTCGTCGTGGACGTGGAGGACATCCACGAGAGCGGCGCTGGCGTCGGCCGGACCGACGACGGGTTCATCGTCATGGTAGACGGCGTCTTGCCAGACGCTCGCGCGAAGGTGAAGATAACGAACGTCCACGGCAATCACGCCCAAGGTGAGGAACTCGAACGCCTGCCGATGGGCGACGAGGACGGAACGACCGACGCGGACGCTGAATCCGTCGAGGAAACCGACGAGACGGACGAGAGCGACGCCGACGACGGCGACGCCGACGACGCCGACGACGGGCCGTCGCGACCCCAGCTCGGCAGCCGCGACAACTTCTGGGGGAGCTAA
- a CDS encoding DUF6276 family protein, translated as MTCPDCGSERVTFGVPEDLRESLPEQSASATLCTHCLRLDPTDAATQDDPDFSAVSDAFPGGDAGVAMALAVGLLDSLALYRSEIADLLERVERGGTDPLLVLDRLAADPEIDPTFDPDRRRTQAEQLLYE; from the coding sequence ATGACCTGTCCAGACTGCGGAAGCGAGCGAGTGACGTTCGGCGTTCCGGAAGACCTCCGGGAGTCACTTCCCGAGCAGAGCGCGTCCGCGACGCTCTGCACTCACTGTCTGCGTCTCGACCCGACCGACGCCGCCACGCAGGACGACCCCGATTTCTCGGCCGTCAGTGATGCGTTCCCCGGTGGCGACGCCGGGGTGGCGATGGCACTCGCGGTCGGTCTCCTCGACTCGCTGGCGCTCTATCGGAGCGAGATTGCGGACCTGCTGGAGCGCGTCGAGCGCGGGGGGACCGACCCCCTACTGGTGTTGGACCGGTTGGCCGCCGACCCCGAAATCGATCCGACTTTCGACCCCGACCGGCGACGGACACAGGCCGAACAGTTACTCTACGAGTGA
- a CDS encoding ATP synthase subunit B, which yields MKEYQTITEISGPLVFAEVDEPIGYDEIVEIETPNGDTKRGQVLESSDGLVSIQVFEGTEGIDTKSSVRFLGETMKMPVTEDLLGRVLDGSGNPIDGGPEIVPDDRRDIVGAAINPTAREYPEEFIQTGVSAIDGMNTLVRGQKLPIFSGSGLPHNELALQIARQATVPEEEEAGEDDEGSEFAVVFGAMGITAEEANEFMEDFERTGALERSVVFMNLADDPAVERTVTPRLALTTAEYLAFDKGYHVLVILTDMTNYCEALREIGAAREEVPGRRGYPGYMYTDLAQLYERAGRIEGREGSVTQIPILTMPGDDDTHPIPDLTGYITEGQIYIDRDLNSQGVVPPINVLPSLSRLMDDGIGEGLTREDHGDVSDQMYAAYAEGEDLRDLVNIVGREALSERDNKYLDFADRFETEFVDQGFDTNRDIEETLDLGWDLLGMLPKEALNRIDEELIEKYYPEDADEEAEEVAAD from the coding sequence ATGAAAGAGTACCAAACAATCACGGAGATTAGCGGTCCGCTGGTGTTCGCGGAGGTAGACGAACCCATCGGGTACGACGAGATAGTCGAAATCGAGACGCCGAACGGCGACACCAAGCGCGGACAGGTCCTCGAATCGAGCGACGGACTCGTCTCGATTCAGGTGTTCGAGGGGACCGAAGGTATCGACACGAAGAGTTCGGTCCGATTCCTCGGCGAGACGATGAAGATGCCCGTCACCGAGGACCTCCTCGGTCGGGTCCTCGACGGTTCCGGCAACCCCATCGACGGCGGCCCGGAAATCGTCCCGGACGACCGACGCGACATCGTCGGCGCGGCCATCAACCCGACCGCCCGGGAGTATCCCGAGGAGTTCATCCAGACCGGCGTCTCCGCCATCGACGGCATGAACACGCTGGTCCGGGGCCAGAAGCTCCCCATCTTCTCCGGGTCCGGGCTTCCGCACAACGAACTCGCGCTCCAGATTGCGCGACAGGCGACCGTGCCGGAAGAGGAAGAAGCGGGCGAGGACGACGAAGGCTCCGAGTTCGCAGTGGTGTTCGGCGCGATGGGAATCACGGCCGAAGAGGCCAACGAGTTCATGGAGGACTTCGAGCGGACGGGCGCGCTCGAACGCTCGGTCGTCTTCATGAACCTCGCGGACGACCCCGCGGTCGAACGGACGGTCACGCCGCGCCTCGCGCTGACGACTGCGGAGTACCTCGCGTTCGACAAGGGCTACCACGTGCTCGTCATCCTGACGGACATGACCAACTACTGTGAGGCCCTGCGCGAAATCGGTGCGGCCCGCGAAGAGGTGCCGGGCCGCCGTGGCTACCCCGGGTACATGTACACCGACCTCGCCCAGCTCTACGAGCGCGCGGGTCGTATCGAGGGCCGCGAGGGGTCTGTCACCCAGATTCCCATCCTCACGATGCCCGGCGACGACGACACCCACCCGATTCCGGACCTCACCGGATACATCACCGAGGGCCAGATTTACATCGACCGCGACCTCAACTCGCAGGGCGTCGTCCCGCCTATCAACGTCCTGCCGAGCCTCTCGCGCCTGATGGACGACGGTATCGGCGAGGGGCTGACCCGTGAGGACCACGGCGACGTCTCCGACCAGATGTACGCCGCGTACGCGGAGGGTGAAGACCTGCGCGACCTCGTGAACATCGTCGGCCGCGAGGCGCTCTCGGAGCGCGACAACAAGTACCTCGACTTCGCCGACCGGTTCGAGACGGAGTTCGTCGACCAAGGCTTCGACACGAACCGCGACATCGAGGAGACGCTCGACCTCGGTTGGGACCTCCTCGGGATGCTCCCCAAGGAGGCGCTCAACCGCATCGACGAGGAACTCATCGAGAAGTACTACCCCGAAGACGCGGACGAAGAAGCCGAAGAAGTCGCTGCGGACTAA
- a CDS encoding PGF-pre-PGF domain-containing protein, giving the protein MADFDADNRIELPYVANETVEIVDGGGERQQLATDVTSTTTLLGVGDWDGNGRVGVLYANASAGDEIYRAEVGATPQRVLDVPVSAVLGVASFDGDGDEDIVFLGESRGIKYFDDGQVRSTGYYDVNENGSVGSPTDFDGDGVARVPVLSEGDDLLLVGASGETTVVKSDYTSASASTLAGFDWVGDASPEIIHFGTDGQLRYATLDGSVGPVRDANGSVIAANPTVGVSAYPATNRTSSDDETTTLIESLDETTSARTTHEVTYVVGENSTEAGNALDSVEVQYPNESADVQNVSLRDVTAGIDRDGDGDIDVGLNATDAIDAVTAVENSTLRVAFNATHTLQANDTIVVRYAGVINPDTDDVYSVSVTLNDATTRSGSLDIDASVSGTVEATVTRVGPNEISITAPTVDSGGRLTADIPETELAETTGTRLSRLNLTFAADAHTNATLVQTRNVSVPAVGANDSNVTGLSHFRLSGASPTSEAVENARFRFSVNSSAFSEDPDELGLYRYVNDSWSRLPTALVAVNDSTFTFVADSPGVGRFAVATEDGLHQAPTAIESVEFINRIDRNGDGNLSDFALEIEANTSLRLDHGSGGDPYYEVYVDGERHRILGVTPRNESNETVVLSSRQLESSADRRNVRVVLWDDDEYDRNESGRDKADTWSSTVAYESVESDATTEATNLSVAIDSGGIYAEMHNRSLNASYWKQKERQYANRTAKNVRDELESRIEGLTYHTYNVEDKNPLQRKGMSFAKTSEGILSIPPYELSRTAKKSYSNLLSTFSRAQTLENAISSGSYFIRGAQSHAVARHLDDPGYNSRNYTRLHENLRALSENSDELEAARAANDTARVNELLEERKVLLNETYQSFRRTPTRPTRASSTTSWARRTSSPTK; this is encoded by the coding sequence ATGGCCGACTTCGATGCCGACAATCGGATAGAACTTCCGTACGTAGCGAACGAAACCGTGGAAATCGTAGATGGCGGCGGCGAGCGCCAGCAACTGGCGACGGACGTGACCAGCACTACGACACTTCTCGGAGTGGGTGATTGGGACGGAAACGGTCGCGTCGGCGTACTGTACGCCAACGCCAGTGCCGGAGACGAAATTTACCGTGCGGAAGTAGGTGCTACGCCACAGCGTGTTCTCGACGTTCCTGTTTCCGCCGTCCTCGGAGTCGCCAGTTTCGACGGTGATGGGGACGAGGACATCGTTTTCCTCGGTGAGTCTCGCGGTATCAAGTACTTCGACGACGGTCAGGTGCGGAGTACGGGCTATTACGACGTGAACGAGAACGGAAGTGTCGGTTCGCCCACGGATTTCGACGGTGACGGTGTCGCACGGGTTCCCGTCCTCTCCGAGGGCGACGACCTCCTTCTCGTCGGTGCATCCGGCGAAACGACCGTCGTGAAATCTGACTACACGTCCGCCTCGGCTTCGACGCTGGCTGGATTCGACTGGGTCGGCGATGCGAGTCCCGAAATCATCCACTTCGGTACCGACGGGCAACTCCGATACGCAACCCTCGACGGGTCCGTTGGCCCCGTTCGAGATGCGAACGGGTCTGTTATCGCTGCGAATCCCACGGTCGGTGTGAGCGCGTATCCGGCGACGAACCGGACCAGTAGCGACGACGAGACGACGACGCTCATCGAGTCGCTCGACGAGACGACGAGCGCACGGACGACCCACGAAGTGACTTACGTAGTCGGCGAGAACTCCACCGAGGCGGGGAACGCCCTCGATAGTGTCGAGGTGCAGTACCCGAACGAGAGTGCCGACGTGCAGAACGTGAGCCTTCGAGACGTGACCGCGGGTATCGACCGTGACGGCGACGGCGACATCGACGTTGGACTGAACGCCACTGATGCCATCGACGCAGTGACTGCCGTGGAGAACAGCACCCTCCGAGTCGCATTCAACGCTACCCACACCCTACAGGCGAACGACACTATCGTGGTGCGATACGCGGGCGTAATCAACCCCGACACGGACGACGTGTACTCGGTTTCCGTGACTCTCAACGACGCTACGACTCGTAGCGGGAGCTTGGATATCGACGCCTCCGTTTCCGGCACCGTCGAGGCGACCGTGACCCGCGTCGGGCCGAACGAGATATCGATTACCGCCCCGACGGTCGACAGTGGTGGGAGACTGACCGCCGACATCCCCGAAACCGAACTGGCCGAGACGACCGGAACGCGACTCTCTCGACTGAACTTGACGTTCGCGGCCGATGCCCATACGAACGCGACCCTCGTCCAGACCCGGAACGTCTCGGTACCGGCGGTGGGGGCGAACGATTCGAACGTCACCGGTCTGAGCCACTTCCGTCTCTCTGGCGCGTCACCGACCTCTGAAGCGGTCGAGAACGCCCGGTTCCGATTCTCGGTGAACTCCAGCGCGTTCTCGGAGGACCCCGACGAACTGGGTCTGTACCGATACGTCAACGACTCGTGGTCCCGTCTTCCGACCGCATTGGTGGCCGTGAACGACTCCACGTTCACCTTCGTCGCCGACTCGCCCGGTGTCGGTCGGTTCGCGGTTGCGACCGAAGACGGACTCCACCAAGCGCCCACCGCCATCGAGTCCGTCGAGTTCATCAATCGCATCGACCGTAACGGCGACGGCAACCTCTCGGACTTCGCGCTCGAAATCGAGGCGAACACGAGTCTCCGCTTGGACCACGGGAGCGGGGGCGACCCCTACTACGAGGTCTACGTGGACGGTGAACGCCATCGGATTCTCGGCGTTACCCCGCGGAACGAGAGCAACGAGACCGTCGTTCTGAGTTCGCGTCAACTGGAGTCGTCGGCCGACCGGCGTAACGTCCGCGTCGTCCTCTGGGACGACGACGAGTACGACCGGAACGAGTCCGGACGCGACAAAGCCGACACGTGGTCCAGTACGGTTGCCTACGAATCGGTCGAGAGCGACGCGACCACGGAAGCGACCAACCTCAGCGTCGCCATCGACTCGGGCGGCATCTACGCAGAGATGCACAACCGCTCGCTGAACGCGAGTTACTGGAAGCAGAAAGAACGGCAGTACGCGAACAGGACCGCCAAGAACGTACGTGACGAGTTGGAAAGCCGCATAGAGGGCCTCACGTACCACACGTACAACGTCGAGGACAAGAACCCGCTTCAACGGAAGGGCATGTCCTTTGCAAAAACGAGTGAAGGTATCCTCTCGATACCTCCGTACGAGCTATCGAGGACGGCGAAAAAATCGTATTCGAACCTTCTATCGACGTTCTCCCGCGCACAGACGCTAGAGAATGCCATCTCTAGCGGTTCGTACTTCATCCGCGGAGCGCAGAGCCACGCCGTCGCACGCCACCTCGACGACCCCGGTTACAACTCGCGGAACTACACCCGACTTCACGAGAACCTACGCGCGCTGTCGGAGAACTCCGACGAACTGGAGGCGGCGCGAGCGGCCAACGACACCGCCCGCGTGAACGAACTCCTCGAAGAGCGCAAGGTCCTGCTCAACGAGACGTACCAATCGTTCCGGCGTACGCCGACGAGACCCACCAGAGCGTCGTCCACGACCTCGTGGGCGAGGAGGACCTCCAGTCCTACGAAGTGA
- a CDS encoding V-type ATP synthase subunit D: protein MAKDVKPTRKNLMQIEDRIELSERGHDTLEKKRDGLIMEFMDILDQAQDVRSGLEENYELAQQKINMARAMEGDVAVRGAAAALQEHPEITTESKNIMGVVVPQIESSKVRKGLDERGYGVLGTSARIDEAAEAYEELLESIILAAEVETAMKKMLTEIETTKRRVNALEFKLLPELKENQEYIEQKLEEQEREEIFRLKKIKAKKEEEEKEERAAAAAEAAAEEEVVTADD, encoded by the coding sequence ATGGCCAAGGACGTCAAGCCCACTCGGAAGAATTTGATGCAGATAGAGGACCGCATCGAACTCTCCGAGCGGGGCCACGACACGCTGGAGAAGAAGCGTGACGGTCTCATCATGGAGTTCATGGACATCCTCGACCAGGCGCAGGACGTGCGCTCGGGTCTCGAGGAGAACTACGAACTCGCCCAGCAGAAGATTAACATGGCTCGCGCGATGGAGGGCGACGTGGCGGTCCGCGGGGCGGCGGCCGCACTCCAAGAGCACCCCGAAATCACCACCGAGTCCAAGAACATCATGGGCGTCGTCGTGCCCCAAATCGAGTCCAGCAAGGTTCGCAAGGGTCTCGACGAGCGCGGCTACGGCGTTCTCGGAACCAGCGCTCGCATCGACGAGGCCGCCGAGGCCTACGAGGAACTGCTGGAGAGCATCATCCTGGCCGCCGAAGTCGAGACGGCGATGAAGAAGATGCTGACCGAAATCGAGACGACCAAGCGCCGCGTGAACGCGCTGGAGTTCAAGCTACTGCCGGAACTCAAGGAGAATCAGGAGTACATCGAGCAGAAACTCGAAGAGCAGGAGCGCGAGGAAATCTTCCGTCTGAAGAAAATCAAGGCCAAGAAGGAAGAAGAGGAGAAGGAGGAACGCGCCGCGGCCGCCGCCGAGGCCGCCGCGGAAGAGGAAGTCGTCACCGCAGACGACTGA
- a CDS encoding DUF6684 family protein, with protein sequence MADSVFDREKLLDISVNIIPMVIIAFFVFLFLLTSPYPPDFLIQVTALMLHVIPFVGLALLTYVAAHYI encoded by the coding sequence ATGGCCGACTCCGTCTTCGACCGCGAGAAGTTGCTGGACATCTCGGTGAACATCATCCCGATGGTCATCATCGCGTTCTTCGTCTTCCTGTTCCTCCTCACGTCGCCGTATCCGCCGGACTTCCTCATTCAGGTGACCGCCCTCATGTTGCACGTCATCCCGTTCGTCGGACTCGCCCTGCTCACGTACGTCGCCGCCCACTACATCTGA